The DNA region GAAATGGCGCGGGTGAGCTGGAACCCGTTCTGCCCCGGCATGACCACGTCCATCAGGATCAGGTCGGGCTTTTCTTCGGACAGGCGGCGGAAGGCTTCTTCGCCGTTCTCTGCCGTGCGCACCTGCATGCCCTTCTTTTGCAGCAAGTCGGTCAGAAACATCAACTCGGTTTTCGAGTCGTCCACGACCAGAACTTTCTGAATCGGCATTACATCGCTCCTTT from Paracidovorax wautersii includes:
- a CDS encoding response regulator, producing the protein MPIQKVLVVDDSKTELMFLTDLLQKKGMQVRTAENGEEAFRRLSEEKPDLILMDVVMPGQNGFQLTRAISRDPQYADVPIIMCTSKNQETDRVWGMRQGARGYITKPVDPAELQAKIDALG